One region of Peribacillus simplex genomic DNA includes:
- a CDS encoding spore germination protein: MASFFKQKRQMKQNEKKKEDGGQSKSKTPDYIENSISTNLEIVKKKTGNSPDIIIRTLKIGQNPEIKSTILYVQGLIDNPSVTDFLIESIMKNPHLSEKILPQEALDVISEDVISLGGVETVKEWEKLFLSLLSGDSIIFVDGINIALVASTKGGERRSIQEPSTHLTVRGSREGFTESNGTNIAMLRRIINTPDLWIESMKIGTVTKTDVSIMYINGIAKEGIVEEVKKRLNRINIDSILESGYIEQLIEDQVMTPFPTLNHTERPDMVAGNLLEGRVAIFVNGTPFVLVAPALFVQFFQSVEDYYNRFDIASATRFLRIIVFIISIIGPAVYVAATTFHQEMIPTKLLVIVAAQRETVPLPAVIEALLMEMTFEILREASLRMPKAVGSTMSIVGALVIGQAAVQAGIVSPAMVIIVSITAIASFATPSYSIAISARIVRFGFIICAGVLGFYGMILAFIALIVHLCSLRSLGVPYMTPLAPLDLEGLGDTFFRRPMWAFKERPKLLTNPNNLIREGDNQRPLPPETRGMKTTDQKKGEGNES, translated from the coding sequence ATGGCTTCTTTTTTCAAACAAAAAAGACAAATGAAACAAAATGAAAAGAAAAAGGAAGATGGAGGTCAATCCAAAAGTAAAACACCTGATTATATTGAAAATTCCATTTCGACTAATCTGGAAATCGTGAAGAAAAAGACGGGAAACAGTCCGGACATTATTATCCGAACGTTGAAAATAGGTCAAAACCCGGAAATAAAATCGACTATTTTGTATGTTCAGGGTCTGATTGATAATCCAAGTGTTACGGATTTTTTAATTGAATCTATCATGAAAAACCCTCATCTATCAGAAAAAATACTTCCACAAGAAGCATTGGATGTAATCTCTGAAGACGTGATTTCCCTCGGTGGTGTAGAAACCGTCAAGGAATGGGAAAAATTATTTTTGTCATTATTATCAGGGGATAGCATCATTTTTGTTGATGGTATAAACATAGCCTTGGTTGCCAGTACAAAAGGGGGAGAACGGCGCTCAATTCAGGAACCAAGCACGCATTTGACTGTCAGGGGATCGAGAGAAGGGTTCACGGAATCGAATGGAACGAACATCGCCATGTTACGCCGCATCATCAATACCCCGGATTTATGGATAGAGTCGATGAAAATAGGCACCGTGACAAAAACCGATGTTTCCATCATGTATATAAATGGGATTGCCAAGGAAGGGATCGTCGAAGAGGTCAAGAAGCGCTTAAACCGAATTAACATCGATAGCATTCTTGAATCAGGATATATTGAGCAATTGATAGAAGACCAGGTCATGACGCCATTCCCAACCCTTAATCATACAGAACGGCCGGATATGGTCGCAGGGAACCTGCTGGAAGGAAGAGTGGCTATATTCGTTAATGGAACGCCTTTTGTCTTGGTGGCACCGGCCTTATTCGTCCAGTTTTTCCAATCTGTCGAAGATTACTATAATCGCTTCGATATTGCTTCAGCCACACGCTTTTTACGGATCATCGTTTTTATAATCTCTATAATCGGGCCTGCTGTCTATGTTGCAGCCACGACCTTTCACCAGGAAATGATCCCAACGAAGTTGCTGGTCATCGTTGCGGCCCAAAGGGAAACGGTTCCATTGCCGGCCGTCATTGAAGCGCTTCTCATGGAAATGACTTTTGAAATATTAAGGGAAGCAAGCCTACGGATGCCAAAGGCTGTCGGTTCGACCATGTCCATTGTAGGGGCATTGGTGATTGGGCAGGCTGCAGTCCAGGCCGGCATCGTATCGCCGGCAATGGTCATCATCGTTTCGATCACGGCGATTGCCAGTTTTGCTACCCCATCTTATTCAATAGCCATTTCAGCCCGTATAGTGCGTTTCGGATTTATCATTTGTGCCGGTGTTTTAGGTTTTTATGGGATGATTTTAGCCTTTATCGCCCTTATTGTCCATTTATGCAGCCTTCGATCACTTGGAGTCCCTTATATGACGCCGCTGGCCCCTCTGGATCTGGAAGGGTTAGGCGACACATTCTTCAGAAGGCCGATGTGGGCCTTTAAAGAGCGGCCAAAATTATTAACCAACCCAAATAATCTGATAAGGGAAGGCGATAATCAAAGACCTCTGCCTCCTGAAACGCGTGGAATGAAAACTACTGACCAGAAAAAAGGTGAAGGCAATGAATCGTAA
- a CDS encoding DedA family protein, whose translation MENWITEFMNDFGYIGIFLLIALENIFPPIPSEVILTFGGFMTTTANMTIIGVVIASTLGSVAGAVVLYGVGLLLDVKIIEKFVDRWGHIFRLTVSDVHKANSWFDKYGAWTVFFCRLVPLIRSLISIPAGMSHMSFWLFLLYTTSGTLIWNVILVNIGAAVGSSWEDIVGYMDIYSNVVYAILALLLILFVVLIFRRNKGKGK comes from the coding sequence ATGGAAAATTGGATTACGGAATTCATGAATGATTTTGGGTATATAGGAATCTTTCTTTTAATAGCATTGGAAAATATTTTCCCGCCTATCCCGTCAGAGGTCATTCTGACTTTTGGCGGTTTCATGACGACGACGGCGAATATGACAATTATCGGTGTCGTGATTGCTTCGACACTGGGGTCAGTGGCAGGAGCGGTCGTCCTTTATGGGGTTGGTTTACTTCTTGATGTGAAAATTATTGAAAAGTTCGTGGATAGATGGGGGCATATTTTTCGGTTAACGGTATCCGACGTCCATAAGGCGAATTCATGGTTTGATAAGTACGGGGCCTGGACCGTGTTTTTCTGTAGACTCGTTCCGCTGATCAGAAGCTTGATCTCGATTCCTGCAGGCATGTCCCATATGAGCTTTTGGCTCTTTCTGCTATACACTACATCCGGTACGTTAATTTGGAACGTCATCCTGGTGAATATCGGGGCGGCCGTTGGATCTTCGTGGGAAGATATTGTAGGGTATATGGACATTTATTCCAACGTCGTTTATGCAATATTGGCCTTGCTATTGATTCTTTTCGTTGTTTTGATTTTTAGAAGGAATAAAGGCAAAGGGAAATAA
- a CDS encoding phosphatase PAP2 family protein: MRLKQQLTIAFIVSVLSLIGFSFIAFTISANEYLKFDEVVIALVQGLESPLLTSIMKFFTYIGSTSALIILSLFILFFLYKVLKHRLELILFSAVIIGSPLLNLMVKLFFRRARPDLHRLIEIGGYSFPSGHAMNAFSLYSILTFLLWRHITAKWARVLLILFSMTMILSIGISRIYLGVHYPSDIIAGYLAGGFWIAISIWFFQRYQDRRKNKDM; the protein is encoded by the coding sequence ATGAGATTAAAGCAACAATTAACCATTGCCTTTATAGTAAGTGTACTTTCTTTAATAGGGTTCAGTTTCATTGCATTTACCATAAGTGCAAATGAATACCTGAAATTTGATGAAGTCGTGATTGCCTTAGTGCAGGGATTGGAATCGCCCTTACTAACGAGCATCATGAAGTTCTTTACCTACATAGGTTCAACCAGTGCCTTGATCATCCTTTCTTTGTTCATATTGTTTTTCTTATATAAGGTTTTAAAGCATCGTTTGGAACTAATTTTATTTAGTGCTGTCATAATTGGTTCACCTCTTCTCAATTTGATGGTTAAGCTTTTCTTTAGACGCGCCCGGCCCGATTTACATCGACTCATCGAAATAGGGGGGTACAGTTTCCCTAGTGGACATGCCATGAATGCATTCTCTTTATACAGTATTCTCACATTTTTGCTATGGCGTCATATTACGGCTAAGTGGGCAAGGGTTCTATTGATTCTGTTCAGCATGACGATGATCCTCTCAATAGGTATAAGCCGAATATACTTGGGAGTCCATTATCCTAGTGATATCATTGCCGGATATTTGGCGGGTGGTTTTTGGATTGCGATTTCCATTTGGTTTTTTCAAAGGTATCAAGACCGGCGGAAGAACAAAGATATGTAA
- a CDS encoding methyltransferase domain-containing protein: MIEEAKNIDGQRIIEYFNPVCRNHYPKKRFFDIATVLRAWHWIDREETLKEVRRVLKDIGSFIVMDSEFTSTSQKPYAG; this comes from the coding sequence TTGATCGAAGAAGCCAAGAATATCGATGGACAACGGATTATAGAATACTTTAACCCGGTATGCAGAAACCACTACCCTAAAAAGCGATTTTTCGACATCGCAACCGTTTTAAGGGCTTGGCACTGGATTGACAGAGAAGAAACTCTAAAGGAAGTGAGGCGGGTTTTAAAAGATATCGGTTCGTTTATCGTGATGGATTCGGAATTCACTTCAACAAGCCAAAAACCTTATGCAGGTTAG
- a CDS encoding cytochrome P450, which yields MMKEVIAIKEFTRFKTRTEEFSPYAWCKRMLENDPVSYHEGTDTWNVFKYEDVKRVLSDYKHFSSVRKRTTISVGTDSGEGAVPEKIKITESDPPEHRKRRSLLAAAFTPRSLQNWEPRIQEIADELIGQMDEETEIDIVQSLASPLPIIVMSDLMGVPSKDRLLFKKWVDILFLPFDKEKQEEVNELKQVAAKEYYQYLYPIVVQKRLNPADDIISDLLKSEVDGEMFTDDEVVRTTMLILGAGVETTSHLLANSFYSLLYDDVEVYQELHENLDLVPQAVEEMLRFRFNLIKLDRTVQEDNDLLGVELKKGENVVVWMSAANLDEAMFEDAFTLNIHRPNNKKHLTFGNGPHFCLGAPLARLEAKIALTTFLKKFKHIEAVPTFQVEENLTDSATGQTLTSLPLKARRTH from the coding sequence ATCATGAAAGAAGTTATTGCAATAAAAGAATTTACTAGGTTTAAAACACGGACGGAGGAATTTAGTCCGTATGCTTGGTGTAAACGGATGTTAGAAAATGACCCTGTGAGTTATCACGAAGGAACGGATACGTGGAATGTTTTTAAATATGAAGATGTGAAGCGGGTTCTCAGTGATTATAAACATTTTTCAAGTGTTCGGAAACGGACTACCATATCGGTTGGAACGGATAGTGGTGAAGGGGCAGTCCCTGAAAAGATCAAAATAACTGAAAGTGATCCACCTGAGCATAGAAAGCGCCGTTCACTGCTGGCCGCAGCATTCACACCTAGAAGTCTTCAAAACTGGGAACCTCGCATTCAGGAAATTGCAGATGAATTGATTGGACAAATGGATGAGGAAACGGAAATCGATATTGTGCAATCATTGGCGAGTCCGCTTCCGATCATTGTGATGTCAGATTTAATGGGTGTTCCCTCGAAAGATCGTTTATTGTTTAAGAAATGGGTGGATATCTTATTCCTTCCTTTTGATAAAGAAAAACAGGAAGAAGTAAATGAATTGAAGCAAGTGGCAGCAAAAGAATACTATCAATATTTGTATCCAATTGTTGTGCAAAAACGATTAAACCCGGCAGATGATATCATCTCAGATCTATTGAAGTCAGAAGTGGATGGGGAAATGTTTACGGATGATGAGGTTGTCCGGACGACCATGCTGATTTTAGGAGCAGGGGTCGAGACAACAAGTCATTTACTGGCCAATAGCTTTTATTCCCTGCTATATGATGACGTTGAAGTTTATCAGGAATTACATGAAAACCTGGATTTGGTTCCGCAGGCGGTCGAAGAAATGCTCCGTTTCCGATTCAATCTCATTAAATTAGATCGCACCGTACAGGAAGATAACGATCTATTGGGAGTGGAATTGAAAAAAGGGGAAAACGTGGTTGTTTGGATGAGTGCAGCTAATTTGGACGAAGCGATGTTTGAAGACGCCTTCACCCTTAATATCCACCGCCCTAATAATAAGAAACATTTAACATTCGGGAATGGTCCTCATTTCTGCCTAGGAGCTCCGCTAGCGAGGCTGGAAGCAAAGATTGCGCTTACTACATTCCTGAAGAAATTCAAGCATATTGAAGCGGTGCCAACATTCCAGGTAGAAGAAAATCTTACTGATTCAGCGACAGGGCAAACTTTGACATCACTACCGCTTAAGGCACGCCGTACACATTAA
- a CDS encoding DUF975 family protein: MRISELKRKALHSLGGKWGVAVSLMLLLFLINFILPIIVDVIGSGGFSQWFMQEETPLWSDIFSMVFSIALIPLTISTTWFYLNLVREGNPDIPEVFAIYKDGKTSFKLIGASILQAIFIFLWSLLLIIPGIIKSIAYSQVFFLLKDHPEYTVLEAITESKKRMKGLKWKYFLMHLSFIGWGILCMFTIGIGLLWLFPYVGTTLAAFYNELIVPQEDTEDKQIEV, encoded by the coding sequence ATGAGAATCTCAGAATTAAAAAGGAAAGCCCTTCATTCGTTGGGAGGTAAATGGGGAGTAGCAGTTTCGCTTATGTTGCTCTTGTTCTTGATCAATTTCATTTTACCTATAATTGTCGATGTGATCGGAAGCGGTGGGTTTTCACAATGGTTCATGCAGGAAGAAACACCGTTATGGTCTGATATCTTCAGCATGGTCTTTTCCATTGCCTTAATCCCGCTCACCATTTCAACCACTTGGTTCTACCTGAATTTGGTTAGGGAAGGAAACCCTGATATTCCAGAAGTATTCGCTATCTATAAAGATGGAAAAACTTCTTTCAAGCTTATTGGGGCATCCATCTTACAAGCTATTTTCATTTTTTTATGGTCATTATTATTAATCATTCCCGGTATCATCAAAAGCATCGCCTATTCGCAGGTGTTTTTCTTATTGAAGGATCATCCAGAATACACCGTGCTTGAAGCCATTACAGAAAGCAAAAAAAGAATGAAGGGCTTGAAATGGAAGTATTTCCTTATGCACCTAAGCTTCATAGGTTGGGGCATCCTTTGCATGTTCACGATAGGAATTGGTTTACTATGGCTGTTTCCTTATGTCGGAACTACATTGGCTGCATTTTATAATGAATTGATTGTGCCTCAAGAAGATACTGAAGATAAACAAATAGAGGTATAA
- a CDS encoding Glu/Leu/Phe/Val family dehydrogenase, whose protein sequence is MSTTVKEEKETASLLDSTQVVIKEALEKLGYSEEVFELLKEPLRMLTVRIPIKMDDNTTKIFTGYRAQHNDAVGPTKGGIRFHPEVDEEEVKALSMWMSLKCGIVNLPYGGGKGGIICDPRQMSIGELERLSRGYVRAISQIVGPTKDIPAPDVYTNSQIMAWMMDEYSRIREHDSPGFITGKPLVLGGSHGREKATAQGVTICIEEAAKRKGIELKGARIIVQGFGNAGSFLAKFMHDAGAKVIGISDAYGAIYNQDGLDIDYLLDKRDSFGTVTTLFDNKITNQELLEQDCDILVPAAISNQITKENAHLIKAQIVVEAANGPTTLEATKILTERNVLLVPDVLASSGGVTVSYFEWVQNNQGYYWEDEEVQTKLKALLVNSFNQVYEMSETRKVNMRLAAYMVGVRKMAEASIFRGWV, encoded by the coding sequence TTGAGTACAACTGTCAAAGAAGAAAAAGAAACTGCCAGCTTGCTTGATTCAACACAGGTCGTAATCAAGGAGGCGCTGGAAAAGCTTGGCTATTCTGAAGAAGTGTTCGAGCTCTTGAAGGAACCTCTTCGTATGCTGACCGTCCGGATTCCGATTAAGATGGATGACAATACAACGAAGATATTCACTGGGTACCGTGCCCAGCACAACGATGCTGTCGGTCCGACAAAAGGTGGAATCCGTTTTCATCCAGAAGTCGATGAGGAAGAAGTCAAAGCACTTTCAATGTGGATGAGTTTAAAATGCGGAATTGTGAATCTGCCATATGGCGGAGGAAAAGGCGGCATCATCTGTGATCCGCGCCAAATGTCCATTGGTGAATTGGAAAGACTTAGCCGTGGGTATGTTCGGGCGATCAGCCAAATAGTTGGGCCGACTAAAGATATTCCGGCCCCGGATGTTTATACAAATTCACAAATCATGGCATGGATGATGGATGAATACAGTAGAATAAGAGAACACGATTCACCTGGTTTCATCACAGGTAAACCACTGGTTCTGGGCGGTTCACACGGTAGGGAAAAGGCGACTGCTCAAGGAGTCACCATTTGTATCGAGGAAGCGGCAAAGCGTAAGGGTATAGAATTGAAAGGTGCACGCATCATCGTCCAAGGGTTTGGGAATGCAGGAAGCTTTTTAGCCAAATTCATGCACGATGCAGGTGCGAAAGTAATTGGGATTTCGGACGCATATGGTGCCATTTATAACCAGGATGGTCTGGATATCGATTACTTACTTGATAAAAGGGATAGCTTTGGAACTGTAACGACACTATTTGATAATAAAATCACCAATCAAGAACTTCTGGAACAAGATTGTGATATTTTAGTGCCTGCTGCCATTTCCAATCAAATCACCAAAGAAAATGCACATCTTATCAAGGCCCAAATTGTCGTGGAGGCAGCGAATGGACCTACCACTTTAGAGGCAACCAAGATCTTGACGGAACGCAATGTGCTTCTCGTACCCGATGTATTGGCAAGTTCAGGCGGTGTGACTGTTTCTTACTTTGAGTGGGTTCAAAATAATCAAGGTTATTATTGGGAAGATGAAGAGGTCCAAACCAAATTAAAAGCGTTATTGGTCAACTCATTTAATCAAGTATATGAAATGTCCGAGACTAGAAAAGTGAATATGAGGCTGGCTGCATACATGGTGGGTGTCAGAAAAATGGCAGAAGCCTCGATATTCCGTGGCTGGGTATAA
- a CDS encoding ornithine--oxo-acid transaminase produces MTTVTEKLIEQTEQYGANNYNPLPIVISKAQGVWVEDPEGNKYMDMLSAYSAVNQGHRHPKIIDELKKQADRVTLTSRAFHSDKLGPWYEMVSRITQKDMALPMNTGAEAVETAIKAVRRWGYDVKGIAENQAEIIACIGNFHGRTMAAVSLSSDEEYRRGFGPMLPGVKLIPYGDLDALKEAITPQTAGFLIEPIQGEAGIIIPPQGFLKEAYELCKENNVLFVSDEIQSGLGRSGKMFASDWDGVVPDMYILGKALGGGVFPISCVAANREILGVFNPGSHGSTFGGNPLACAVSIASLEVLEDENLAERSLELGQYFMDSLKEIKNPMIKEIRGRGLFIGVELTEAARPYCEQLKEEKLLCKETHDTVIRFAPPLVITKEDLDWAIERIKRVLS; encoded by the coding sequence ATGACAACAGTAACGGAAAAATTAATCGAGCAAACAGAACAATATGGTGCAAACAATTATAATCCACTTCCAATCGTCATTTCGAAGGCACAAGGAGTTTGGGTGGAAGATCCTGAAGGAAACAAATATATGGATATGCTAAGTGCCTATTCAGCAGTGAACCAAGGTCACAGGCATCCGAAAATCATCGACGAATTAAAAAAACAAGCCGATCGCGTGACATTGACGTCCCGTGCATTCCATAGTGATAAATTAGGCCCGTGGTACGAAATGGTTTCACGCATTACGCAAAAAGACATGGCGCTTCCTATGAATACGGGTGCTGAAGCCGTTGAAACAGCAATCAAAGCTGTTAGGCGCTGGGGTTATGATGTTAAAGGAATTGCAGAAAACCAAGCTGAAATCATTGCTTGTATCGGGAATTTCCATGGCCGTACAATGGCAGCCGTGTCCCTGTCGTCCGATGAAGAGTACAGAAGGGGCTTTGGACCGATGTTACCAGGGGTCAAGCTTATCCCTTATGGCGATCTTGATGCATTGAAAGAAGCGATTACACCGCAAACGGCTGGATTTTTAATCGAACCGATTCAAGGTGAAGCTGGAATCATCATACCGCCTCAAGGATTCTTAAAAGAAGCATACGAACTATGTAAAGAAAATAATGTCCTATTCGTTTCTGATGAAATTCAATCAGGACTTGGACGTTCAGGAAAAATGTTCGCCTCTGACTGGGATGGAGTAGTTCCGGATATGTACATTTTAGGCAAGGCGCTTGGCGGCGGGGTTTTCCCGATCTCTTGCGTAGCTGCAAACCGCGAAATCCTTGGCGTATTCAATCCTGGTTCCCATGGTTCTACATTCGGCGGCAATCCATTGGCATGTGCGGTTTCCATCGCTTCTTTGGAAGTACTTGAAGATGAGAATCTTGCGGAACGTTCATTGGAGCTTGGACAATATTTTATGGATAGCTTAAAAGAAATCAAGAATCCAATGATTAAAGAAATCCGTGGTAGAGGCTTATTCATCGGGGTTGAATTGACAGAAGCTGCAAGACCTTATTGTGAGCAGCTTAAAGAAGAAAAACTGCTATGTAAAGAAACACATGATACAGTCATCCGTTTTGCTCCGCCATTAGTGATTACTAAAGAAGACTTGGATTGGGCAATCGAACGCATTAAAAGAGTTTTATCCTAA
- the pruA gene encoding L-glutamate gamma-semialdehyde dehydrogenase: MVQPYKHEPFTNFKIEENNKAFQVALNDVANDLGKKYPLVINGEKVFTDEVITSVNPANKEEVIGTVSKANKDLAEQAMQAADKTFQTWRKTKAEMRANILFRAAAIVRRRKHYFSALLVKEAGKPWNEADADTAEAIDFMEYYARQMLKLKDGMPVESRPIEHNAFSYIPLGVGVIISPWNFPFAIMAGMTTAALVSGNTVLLKPASTTPVIAAKFIEVLEEAGLPAGVVNFIPGSGAEVGDYLVDHPRTRFISFTGSRDVGIRIYERASKVNEGQIWLKRVIAEMGGKDTIVVDKEADLELAAQSIVASAFGFSGQKCSACSRTVIVEDVYDQVLNRVIELTKEKTVGEPTDVNNFMGPVIDQAAYDKVMSYVEIGKKEGKLVAGGEGDNSKGFFIQPTIIADVDENARVMKEEIFGPVVAFCKAKDFTHAIEIANNTDYGLTGAVISNNIEHIEQAREDFHVGNLYFNRGCTGAIVGYQPFGGFNMSGTDSKAGGPDYLVLHLQGKTTSETL; encoded by the coding sequence ATGGTCCAACCATATAAACACGAACCATTTACTAATTTTAAAATCGAAGAAAACAATAAAGCTTTTCAAGTGGCATTGAATGATGTAGCTAATGATTTAGGGAAGAAATACCCGCTAGTCATTAATGGTGAAAAAGTGTTTACTGATGAAGTCATTACCTCTGTAAACCCAGCAAATAAAGAAGAAGTTATTGGAACCGTATCCAAAGCAAATAAGGATCTTGCTGAGCAAGCCATGCAAGCGGCGGATAAGACTTTCCAAACTTGGAGAAAAACGAAAGCGGAAATGCGTGCAAATATTTTATTCAGGGCTGCAGCCATCGTCCGGAGAAGAAAACACTACTTCTCGGCTCTATTGGTAAAAGAAGCAGGAAAACCTTGGAATGAAGCGGATGCAGATACAGCGGAAGCGATTGATTTCATGGAATACTACGCACGTCAAATGCTGAAGCTTAAAGACGGAATGCCAGTGGAAAGCCGTCCGATTGAACACAATGCATTCAGTTATATTCCACTTGGTGTCGGTGTCATCATCTCACCTTGGAATTTCCCGTTTGCGATCATGGCAGGCATGACGACAGCGGCTCTTGTTTCAGGAAATACCGTCTTATTGAAACCGGCCAGTACAACACCGGTCATTGCAGCTAAATTCATCGAAGTGTTGGAAGAAGCGGGATTACCTGCAGGAGTTGTGAACTTCATTCCAGGAAGCGGTGCTGAAGTTGGCGATTATTTGGTAGATCATCCTCGTACACGTTTCATCAGCTTTACCGGATCTCGTGATGTGGGAATCCGTATTTATGAGCGTGCGTCAAAAGTAAATGAAGGCCAAATTTGGTTGAAACGTGTCATCGCTGAAATGGGCGGTAAAGATACGATCGTTGTTGATAAAGAAGCTGATTTGGAATTGGCAGCACAATCCATCGTCGCTTCTGCATTCGGATTCTCCGGTCAAAAATGTTCTGCTTGTTCGCGGACAGTCATAGTGGAAGATGTATATGACCAAGTCTTGAATCGTGTCATTGAATTAACGAAAGAAAAAACGGTCGGCGAACCAACGGACGTAAACAACTTCATGGGTCCTGTTATCGATCAAGCCGCTTACGACAAAGTCATGAGCTACGTTGAAATCGGTAAAAAAGAAGGGAAACTTGTTGCAGGGGGAGAAGGGGACAATTCAAAAGGTTTCTTCATCCAGCCAACCATCATTGCCGATGTGGATGAGAATGCACGAGTCATGAAAGAAGAGATTTTCGGACCAGTGGTAGCGTTCTGTAAGGCAAAAGATTTCACTCATGCAATCGAGATTGCCAATAACACGGATTATGGATTAACAGGCGCAGTCATCTCGAACAATATTGAACATATCGAACAGGCACGTGAAGATTTCCACGTAGGAAACTTGTACTTCAATCGCGGCTGTACTGGTGCCATTGTCGGATACCAGCCGTTTGGCGGATTCAATATGTCAGGTACAGATTCAAAAGCGGGCGGTCCTGATTATTTAGTTCTTCATCTTCAAGGAAAAACAACATCTGAAACGCTATAA
- a CDS encoding sigma-54 interaction domain-containing protein, which translates to MYLDQIVKIEGFQTILHSLVDVIDIGIHIIDIKGRTIVYNKKMAEIEGMESEEVLGKKIHEIFIFKEETESTLIRALHSGRKTENSKQTYFNNLGQEITTINNTFPILDQNQNIIGAIEVAKDITNLERIIKDNILNKGDTKYTFDSIIGTSENFLEVIEKCKRSTRTASSILIVGETGTGKELFAQSIHNGSSRSTQPFISQNCAALPDSLIEGILFGTKKGAFTGSIERPGLFEQAQGGTILLDEINSLNPNMQAKLLRALQERTIRRVGDTKDKKIDVRVIATINEDPIDAISNDHLRKDLYYRLSVVSLFIPPLRERKEDIPLLAQSFIEKFNALFELNIEGISEEVYSLFYDYDWPGNVRELEHIIEGAMNLLEPGDTKIAINHLPTLFRKKAHFEDIHPEKKDVKTNGDLQGSTLSLDDYIANTEKQYLEKILKEHGMNISQAAKALNISRQSLQYRLKKYQDK; encoded by the coding sequence ATGTATTTAGATCAAATCGTTAAAATAGAAGGTTTTCAAACCATCCTCCACTCGCTTGTGGATGTAATCGATATCGGGATACACATAATCGATATAAAAGGCCGAACCATTGTTTATAACAAAAAAATGGCTGAAATTGAAGGAATGGAATCAGAAGAAGTATTAGGGAAAAAGATTCACGAGATCTTTATATTCAAGGAAGAAACGGAGAGCACATTAATACGGGCACTTCATTCTGGAAGGAAAACCGAAAACTCGAAGCAGACCTACTTCAATAATCTCGGACAAGAAATTACAACAATCAATAATACGTTTCCGATTTTGGATCAGAACCAAAATATCATTGGAGCAATTGAAGTGGCAAAGGATATAACGAATCTCGAAAGAATCATTAAAGATAATATCTTGAATAAAGGCGATACCAAATATACGTTTGACAGCATCATCGGAACGAGTGAAAATTTCCTGGAAGTCATAGAAAAGTGCAAGCGCTCGACCAGGACGGCATCCTCCATCCTCATCGTTGGGGAAACGGGCACCGGAAAAGAGCTCTTCGCCCAAAGCATCCATAATGGCAGCAGCCGTTCGACACAACCTTTCATCAGCCAAAACTGTGCTGCCCTGCCAGACAGTCTAATTGAAGGAATACTCTTCGGCACAAAGAAAGGCGCCTTCACCGGATCGATCGAAAGACCTGGATTATTCGAACAGGCACAGGGCGGTACCATCCTGCTAGATGAAATCAACTCATTAAATCCGAACATGCAAGCGAAATTATTACGGGCCCTTCAAGAAAGGACGATTCGCCGTGTTGGGGATACTAAGGATAAAAAAATTGACGTACGGGTCATTGCAACGATAAATGAAGATCCGATAGATGCCATTTCAAATGATCATTTACGAAAGGATTTATATTATCGATTAAGCGTCGTATCGTTATTCATCCCACCACTTCGTGAACGGAAAGAGGATATTCCTTTGCTGGCACAATCCTTTATCGAGAAATTCAATGCGCTGTTCGAATTGAATATTGAAGGGATTAGCGAGGAGGTCTACTCACTATTTTATGATTACGACTGGCCCGGGAACGTAAGGGAACTTGAACATATCATCGAGGGGGCCATGAATTTACTGGAACCTGGCGATACAAAGATTGCCATCAATCACCTTCCCACTCTCTTTAGAAAGAAAGCCCATTTTGAAGACATTCATCCCGAGAAAAAAGATGTCAAAACAAATGGAGATCTACAGGGGTCGACCTTATCTCTTGATGATTATATCGCCAATACTGAAAAGCAATACTTGGAGAAGATATTAAAGGAACATGGCATGAATATCTCTCAAGCAGCTAAAGCCCTGAATATCAGCCGCCAAAGTCTTCAATATCGTTTGAAAAAGTATCAGGATAAATAA